A region from the Brachyspira hampsonii genome encodes:
- a CDS encoding ankyrin repeat domain-containing protein produces MKKIILMTALSILISCSNKSNNTQTNTTVNNNTNITINNNTNQNTNQIINQQTTETRKKKIEFKNIYPIKPYTEEEIDEILYKTIDTELANYGISDNSKKERREEEKQRMQNIKDLLLEGINSEDEDGNSILMLMQKLDYKNYAYNDLVKWLVEHGISLDDTRILDYNYTDEVIDYLLESGVNFDYKTVYNKIDLKNNNYNLISKLIKKLESSGYYFSDIDYQLQSDLLFQSILADNLDLVILFLKLGSDINSINRMRDGYVGTPLMYSAYYEKYDIMDYLKEKNADITIHCFQDTEELESIHTDGPHISFVLMENFPVLNPTNLINTVITGNNNEDLMIRILNKISQTFKFADTSYIYSPASQTEFTNNNEKYILIQSHILNEEYVENLILMEKYVYDFEVNDKYFNYVTIWKRDKNDENKAEFVTGFYPIQNDDYSQIYDIASSGNYITIESIDDGVYYYTFIIENNDFYLDKFSMEKYNRSDNNKKEEEHYYNYKRDASKFNHTSRIKAIDLERGFFNNLIEEYNK; encoded by the coding sequence ATGAAAAAAATTATTTTAATGACAGCTTTAAGCATTTTAATAAGCTGTAGTAACAAATCTAATAACACACAAACAAATACAACAGTTAATAACAATACAAACATAACAATAAATAATAATACTAATCAAAATACAAATCAAATTATAAATCAGCAAACAACTGAAACAAGAAAGAAAAAAATAGAATTTAAAAATATATATCCTATTAAACCATATACAGAAGAAGAAATTGATGAGATATTATACAAAACCATTGACACAGAATTGGCAAATTATGGAATATCTGATAATTCCAAAAAAGAAAGAAGAGAAGAAGAAAAACAAAGAATGCAGAATATTAAAGATTTACTTTTGGAAGGGATAAATAGCGAAGATGAAGATGGAAACAGTATATTAATGCTAATGCAGAAACTTGACTATAAAAATTATGCTTATAATGATTTAGTGAAATGGCTTGTTGAACATGGCATTAGTTTAGATGATACTAGAATATTAGATTATAATTATACTGATGAGGTAATAGATTATTTATTAGAATCAGGAGTTAATTTTGATTATAAAACAGTATATAATAAAATTGACTTAAAAAATAATAATTATAATTTAATATCAAAATTGATTAAAAAGTTAGAATCTTCAGGTTATTATTTTTCTGATATAGATTATCAATTACAAAGCGATTTATTATTTCAGTCCATTTTAGCTGATAATTTGGATTTAGTAATATTATTTTTAAAACTTGGTTCTGATATTAACTCAATAAACAGAATGCGCGATGGTTATGTGGGAACTCCTTTAATGTATAGTGCCTATTATGAAAAGTATGATATTATGGATTATTTAAAAGAGAAAAATGCGGATATTACTATTCACTGCTTTCAAGATACAGAAGAATTAGAAAGTATTCATACTGATGGTCCTCATATATCTTTTGTATTGATGGAAAATTTTCCTGTTTTAAATCCTACAAATTTAATTAATACTGTTATCACTGGAAATAATAATGAAGATTTAATGATAAGAATATTAAATAAAATATCTCAAACTTTTAAATTTGCAGATACTAGCTATATTTATTCTCCTGCCTCACAAACTGAATTTACAAACAATAATGAAAAATATATTTTAATACAAAGCCATATATTAAATGAAGAATATGTAGAAAATCTTATATTAATGGAAAAATATGTATATGATTTTGAAGTAAACGATAAATATTTTAATTATGTAACTATATGGAAAAGAGATAAAAACGATGAAAATAAAGCAGAGTTTGTAACAGGCTTTTATCCAATACAAAATGATGACTACTCACAAATTTATGATATTGCCTCATCAGGAAATTATATTACAATAGAATCAATAGATGATGGAGTATATTATTATACATTTATAATAGAAAATAATGATTTTTATTTAGATAAATTTTCTATGGAAAAGTATAATAGATCAGACAATAACAAAAAAGAAGAAGAGCATTATTATAATTATAAGAGAGATGCTAGTAAATTTAATCATACTAGCAGAATAAAAGCTATTGATTTAGAAAGAGGTTTCTTTAATAATTTAATAGAAGAATATAATAAATAA
- the rpiB gene encoding ribose 5-phosphate isomerase B, with product MKIAIGCDHSAIELKKEIIKYLEELGHDVKDFGTYTSESVDYPIYGKKVAEEVASGRYEGGVLICGTGIGISLAANKVKGIRAAVCSEPYSAKLSKQHNNSNIIAFGARVVGVDLAKMIVKEWLDAEFEGGRHARRVELLTKIENGEEI from the coding sequence ATGAAAATTGCTATAGGATGTGATCATTCAGCTATTGAACTTAAAAAAGAGATTATTAAATATTTAGAGGAATTAGGACATGATGTAAAGGACTTCGGAACTTATACTTCGGAAAGTGTAGATTATCCTATATATGGAAAAAAAGTTGCTGAAGAAGTTGCAAGTGGAAGATATGAGGGAGGAGTTTTGATATGTGGCACAGGTATAGGTATATCATTAGCAGCAAATAAAGTTAAAGGTATAAGGGCAGCTGTTTGCAGTGAACCTTATTCTGCAAAATTATCTAAACAGCATAACAATTCTAATATAATAGCATTTGGTGCTAGAGTTGTAGGAGTTGATTTAGCTAAGATGATAGTTAAAGAATGGCTTGATGCTGAGTTTGAGGGAGGAAGACATGCTAGGAGAGTTGAGTTACTTACAAAAATAGAGAACGGAGAGGAAATTTAA
- a CDS encoding acyl-[acyl-carrier-protein] thioesterase, with protein MYEMKTVVGTSQIDKDGLLKASSIFDMMQDCSFFQLDSDIELTKYFNENNISMFLVSRQVDIYKLPKYSDKVTVRTYVYECNEAYGYRNTFIYDENDNELAVCYAIGGFVDLSSGALIRVPSSFIENYKFDKKQEMNYLPRKIKVDNSLLKEIDRFKVKKYCIDDNNHVNNARYIDMAIDYVDDYYKRIRIEYRVPAALGHIIVVKKAVIDDKVLLKFDSEDNKTYAILEFSYSL; from the coding sequence ATGTATGAAATGAAAACTGTTGTAGGTACAAGTCAAATTGATAAAGACGGACTTCTCAAAGCTTCATCTATATTTGATATGATGCAGGATTGTTCTTTTTTTCAATTAGATTCTGATATAGAACTTACTAAATATTTCAATGAAAATAATATAAGTATGTTTTTGGTTTCAAGGCAAGTTGATATATATAAACTTCCTAAATACAGCGATAAAGTAACTGTACGAACTTATGTATATGAATGTAATGAGGCTTATGGGTATAGGAACACTTTTATATATGATGAGAATGATAATGAACTTGCTGTTTGCTATGCTATTGGAGGATTTGTAGATTTATCAAGCGGGGCTTTAATTAGAGTACCTTCATCATTTATAGAAAATTATAAATTTGATAAAAAACAAGAAATGAATTATCTTCCTAGAAAGATAAAAGTTGATAATTCTTTATTAAAAGAAATTGACAGATTTAAAGTTAAAAAATATTGTATAGATGATAATAATCATGTCAATAATGCAAGATATATAGATATGGCAATAGATTATGTTGATGATTATTATAAAAGAATAAGAATAGAATACAGAGTACCGGCTGCATTGGGGCATATTATAGTTGTAAAGAAAGCTGTAATTGATGATAAAGTTTTATTAAAGTTTGATAGTGAAGATAATAAAACTTATGCTATATTAGAGTTTTCTTATAGCTTGTAA
- a CDS encoding polyphenol oxidase family protein, which produces MLNVIYPEQNDNNKIYIAVLPKGDYIEAKDVTIEYRRKREDDFFQYLNLDINKSIFMHQIHQVNIVKIDENNINMYGGREKVVEDTDALITNLKNVPLVIQTADCAPVIIYCNATKSMAAIHSSWKGTRDKIVPKTIELMIKEYNAEPSKMYVYIAPYIALKNYEVGEEVAVLFKNKTIINNRWHFDNGLEIREQMINLGVLKDNIEISSLNTYDKGFYSYRRDGVQIGRMLTLGVIL; this is translated from the coding sequence ATGCTTAATGTTATTTATCCTGAACAAAATGATAATAATAAAATATATATAGCTGTACTTCCTAAAGGCGACTATATTGAAGCTAAAGATGTAACTATCGAATATAGAAGAAAAAGAGAAGATGACTTTTTTCAATATCTTAATCTTGATATAAATAAATCCATTTTCATGCATCAGATTCATCAGGTAAATATAGTAAAAATAGATGAAAATAATATTAATATGTATGGCGGAAGAGAAAAAGTTGTGGAAGATACTGATGCTTTGATAACAAATCTTAAAAATGTCCCTCTAGTTATACAAACTGCAGATTGTGCTCCTGTTATTATATATTGTAATGCAACCAAATCAATGGCGGCAATTCATTCCAGCTGGAAAGGAACAAGAGATAAAATAGTGCCTAAAACAATTGAGTTAATGATAAAAGAGTATAATGCCGAACCCTCAAAAATGTATGTTTATATTGCTCCTTATATAGCTTTAAAGAATTATGAAGTCGGAGAAGAAGTTGCGGTTCTTTTTAAAAATAAGACTATAATTAATAATAGATGGCATTTTGATAATGGACTTGAGATAAGGGAGCAGATGATTAATTTAGGTGTTTTAAAAGATAATATAGAAATTTCTTCACTTAATACTTATGATAAAGGATTTTACTCATATAGAAGGGATGGTGTTCAGATTGGAAGAATGCTTACTCTTGGTGTTATACTTTGA
- the leuB gene encoding 3-isopropylmalate dehydrogenase produces MEKNIVVIKGDGVGPEIVDKAIDVLNKIAEKYSHKFNLEYVDMGGCSIDKYGVPLTDENLEKCIKSDSVLLGSVGGPKWDKAAPENRPERGLLKLRKEMKLYANIRPIKILKSLEYASPLKESICKDVVDFVIVRELTGGVYFGEHKFEVVNGVRQATDLMVYKEDEILRIGKVAFDLARNLKKPLTSVDKANVLHTSKLWREIMNTLSKEYSDVPYNDMYVDNAAMQITANPSQFGVIVTENMFGDILSDEASVISGSIGMAPSASLSDGAIGMYEPIHGSAPDIAGKDLANPIGTILSLAMMFKYSFKMEKEAEDIEKAVYRAIDDGYRTLDIMPKHNMMTYLYKQVKCSEMGDIIVSNI; encoded by the coding sequence ATGGAAAAAAATATTGTTGTTATTAAAGGAGACGGAGTAGGTCCTGAAATAGTTGACAAGGCTATTGATGTATTAAATAAAATAGCTGAAAAATATTCTCATAAGTTTAATTTAGAATATGTTGATATGGGGGGCTGTTCTATTGATAAATACGGAGTTCCTCTTACTGATGAAAATTTGGAAAAATGTATTAAGTCTGATTCTGTGCTTTTAGGTTCTGTAGGAGGTCCTAAATGGGATAAAGCAGCTCCGGAAAACAGACCAGAAAGAGGCTTATTAAAACTACGTAAAGAAATGAAGCTTTATGCCAATATAAGACCTATAAAAATATTAAAATCTTTAGAATATGCTTCTCCTCTTAAAGAAAGTATATGTAAAGATGTGGTTGATTTTGTTATTGTAAGAGAGCTTACTGGAGGTGTGTATTTTGGCGAGCATAAATTTGAAGTAGTTAATGGTGTAAGACAGGCGACTGATCTTATGGTTTATAAGGAAGATGAGATATTAAGAATAGGAAAAGTAGCTTTTGATTTGGCTAGAAATCTTAAAAAACCTTTAACTTCTGTAGATAAAGCTAATGTTCTTCATACTTCCAAATTATGGCGTGAAATTATGAATACTCTCTCTAAAGAATACAGTGATGTTCCGTATAATGATATGTATGTTGATAATGCGGCTATGCAGATAACTGCTAATCCTTCTCAGTTTGGCGTTATAGTTACAGAAAATATGTTTGGGGATATACTTTCTGATGAGGCTAGTGTCATAAGCGGTTCTATAGGTATGGCACCTTCTGCCAGTCTTTCTGATGGAGCTATTGGTATGTATGAGCCTATACATGGTTCTGCTCCTGATATTGCAGGTAAGGATTTGGCTAATCCTATAGGTACTATACTTTCTCTTGCTATGATGTTTAAGTATTCTTTTAAAATGGAAAAGGAAGCTGAAGATATAGAAAAGGCTGTTTACAGAGCTATAGATGATGGTTATAGAACATTAGATATAATGCCTAAACATAACATGATGACTTATTTATATAAACAGGTAAAATGTTCTGAAATGGGTGATATAATAGTATCTAATATATAA
- the leuD gene encoding 3-isopropylmalate dehydratase small subunit, giving the protein MKARGFVHKYGNNVDTDVIIPARYLNTANHKELAAHCMEDIDKDFVSKVKKGDIMVGGENFGCGSSREHAPIAIKESGISCVIASSFARIFYRNSINIGLAILECEEASKKIDNGDEVEVDFDSGVITNITKNESYKAEPFPEFIKNIINSNGLLNSIKNKG; this is encoded by the coding sequence ATGAAAGCTAGAGGTTTCGTTCATAAATATGGGAATAATGTTGATACTGATGTTATTATTCCAGCAAGATATTTAAATACTGCAAATCATAAAGAGTTAGCAGCTCATTGTATGGAAGATATTGATAAAGATTTTGTAAGCAAGGTAAAGAAAGGCGATATAATGGTAGGAGGAGAGAATTTCGGATGCGGTTCTTCAAGAGAGCATGCTCCTATTGCCATTAAAGAATCTGGTATATCCTGCGTTATAGCTTCTTCTTTTGCCAGAATATTTTACAGAAACTCTATTAATATAGGTCTTGCAATACTTGAATGCGAAGAGGCAAGCAAAAAAATAGACAATGGCGATGAAGTTGAAGTTGATTTTGACAGCGGCGTTATAACAAATATTACTAAAAATGAAAGCTATAAAGCAGAGCCTTTCCCAGAGTTTATTAAAAATATAATTAATTCTAATGGGCTTTTGAACTCTATAAAGAATAAGGGGTAA
- the leuC gene encoding 3-isopropylmalate dehydratase large subunit, which produces MTITQKILAAHAGVDKVEAGELIMVKTDLVLGNDITSPVAINEFEKYGFDKVFDKEKIALVMDHFAPNKDIKAAEQCKQCRDFANKYDISNYYDVGDMGVEHALLPEKGLVAPGEVIIGADSHTCTYGAFGAFSTGVGSTDMAAAMATGQVWFKVPSAIKFNLKGKLKPNVSGKDVILHIIGMIGVDGALYKSMEFRCEGVSSLTMDDRACIANMAIEAGAKNGIFEVDNQTIEYLKDIVKRDYTIFKADDDAVYEKEYDIDLSSIEPTVACPHLPENTKDAKELKDIKVDQVVIGSCTNGRLSDMATAANILKGKKIAKNVRCIIIPATQKVYKECIKLGYMDIFIDAGCAVSTPTCGPCLGGYMGILAHDEVAVTTTNRNFVGRMGDKTSKVYLASPATAAYSALTGYITEPK; this is translated from the coding sequence ATGACTATTACTCAGAAAATTTTAGCTGCACATGCCGGTGTTGATAAAGTTGAGGCAGGCGAGCTTATTATGGTTAAAACTGATTTGGTTTTAGGTAATGATATAACAAGCCCTGTTGCTATAAATGAATTTGAAAAATACGGTTTTGATAAGGTTTTTGATAAAGAAAAGATCGCTTTGGTTATGGATCACTTTGCTCCGAACAAAGATATTAAAGCTGCAGAGCAATGCAAACAATGCAGAGATTTTGCTAATAAATACGATATTTCAAACTATTATGATGTAGGCGATATGGGAGTTGAGCATGCACTTTTGCCGGAAAAAGGATTAGTTGCTCCCGGTGAAGTTATAATAGGTGCTGATTCTCATACTTGTACTTATGGAGCTTTTGGGGCTTTTTCTACAGGTGTTGGAAGCACTGATATGGCTGCTGCTATGGCTACAGGTCAGGTTTGGTTTAAGGTGCCTTCTGCTATTAAATTTAATCTTAAAGGTAAATTAAAGCCGAATGTATCTGGTAAAGATGTTATACTTCATATTATAGGTATGATAGGTGTTGATGGGGCTTTATATAAATCTATGGAGTTTAGATGTGAGGGTGTTTCTTCTCTTACTATGGACGACAGGGCTTGTATTGCTAATATGGCTATTGAGGCAGGTGCTAAAAACGGAATATTTGAAGTAGATAATCAAACTATAGAATATTTAAAAGATATAGTAAAAAGAGATTATACTATTTTCAAAGCTGATGATGATGCGGTATATGAAAAAGAATATGATATTGATTTATCTTCAATAGAGCCTACAGTAGCATGTCCTCATTTACCAGAAAATACAAAAGATGCTAAAGAATTAAAAGATATAAAAGTTGATCAAGTAGTTATTGGTTCTTGTACTAATGGAAGATTATCTGATATGGCAACTGCTGCCAACATTTTAAAAGGAAAGAAAATAGCTAAAAATGTTAGATGCATAATTATACCAGCTACTCAGAAAGTTTATAAAGAATGCATCAAATTAGGCTATATGGATATATTTATTGATGCGGGCTGTGCGGTATCTACTCCTACATGCGGACCTTGTTTGGGAGGATATATGGGAATACTTGCCCATGATGAGGTTGCTGTTACTACAACTAATAGAAACTTTGTAGGAAGAATGGGAGATAAAACTTCTAAAGTATATTTAGCTAGTCCTGCCACTGCTGCATACAGTGCTTTGACTGGATATATAACAGAGCCTAAATAA
- a CDS encoding 2-isopropylmalate synthase, producing MRKIKIFDTTLRDGEQSPGCTMNLAEKLEMAAELDKLGVDVIEAGFAICSDDDFNAIREVSKVVENAKLASLARCNKKDIDRAYESLAEAKHPMLHTFIATSDIHLKHKLEMTREQVLETIKESVSYAKTKFEFIEFSAEDASRSDREFLAQAYSAAIENGATTINVPDTVGYTTPLEMADLIKYLKENVKGIDNVDISVHCHDDLGLGTANSLSAVLAGATQVECTINGIGERAGNASLEEIVMGIKTRKDFYNAYTDVNTKRIYKISKLLSTISGMVVAPNKAIVGANAFAHEAGIHQHGVLKERSTYEIMNVEDIGIPQNKMVLGKHSGKHAFKDRIESLGYDIDDKSLEEAFIKFKNLADKKKIVTDSDIEALLIGNNDSENPIYTLNGFVVNDGNSISSLATVSIMDSKNNIVEGIGKGNGPIDAAFGAIDSITSNKAKLVNYSINAITEGEDALGEVIVRLASNDKTVIGRAVSTDIIEASLRAYVNGLNKL from the coding sequence ATGAGAAAGATTAAGATTTTTGATACTACTTTAAGAGACGGAGAGCAGTCTCCTGGTTGTACTATGAATTTGGCTGAAAAATTAGAAATGGCAGCCGAATTAGATAAATTAGGCGTTGATGTCATAGAAGCTGGTTTTGCTATATGTTCTGACGATGACTTTAATGCTATAAGAGAAGTAAGTAAAGTTGTAGAAAATGCTAAACTAGCTAGTTTGGCAAGATGCAATAAAAAAGATATAGATAGGGCTTATGAATCACTTGCTGAGGCAAAACATCCGATGCTTCATACATTTATAGCTACTAGCGATATACATTTAAAGCATAAATTAGAGATGACCAGAGAGCAGGTATTGGAAACTATAAAAGAATCTGTTTCTTATGCTAAAACTAAATTTGAGTTTATAGAATTTTCTGCTGAAGATGCTTCAAGAAGTGATAGAGAATTTTTAGCTCAGGCTTATTCTGCTGCTATAGAAAACGGTGCTACTACAATCAATGTTCCTGATACTGTAGGATATACCACTCCTTTAGAAATGGCAGATTTAATAAAGTATTTAAAAGAGAATGTTAAGGGTATAGATAATGTTGATATATCTGTGCATTGTCATGATGATTTAGGACTTGGTACAGCTAATTCTTTATCTGCAGTTTTAGCTGGAGCTACTCAGGTAGAATGCACTATTAATGGTATAGGCGAAAGAGCCGGCAATGCTAGTTTAGAAGAAATTGTAATGGGTATTAAAACTAGAAAAGATTTTTATAATGCTTATACAGATGTTAATACAAAACGCATTTATAAAATTTCAAAATTATTATCTACTATTTCTGGTATGGTAGTTGCTCCTAATAAGGCTATAGTGGGTGCCAATGCTTTTGCTCATGAGGCTGGTATTCATCAGCATGGGGTATTAAAAGAACGTTCTACTTATGAGATTATGAATGTTGAAGATATAGGAATACCTCAGAATAAAATGGTATTAGGAAAACATTCCGGAAAGCATGCTTTCAAAGACAGAATTGAATCTTTAGGTTATGATATTGATGATAAGTCTTTAGAGGAAGCATTTATAAAATTCAAAAATCTAGCTGATAAAAAGAAAATAGTTACTGACTCAGATATAGAAGCATTATTAATAGGTAATAATGATTCAGAAAATCCTATTTATACATTAAACGGATTTGTTGTTAATGACGGTAATTCAATATCTTCTTTGGCTACAGTTTCAATTATGGATAGTAAGAATAATATTGTTGAGGGGATAGGAAAGGGAAACGGACCTATTGATGCGGCTTTCGGGGCTATAGACTCTATTACTTCTAATAAGGCTAAATTGGTTAATTATAGTATTAATGCTATTACAGAGGGTGAAGATGCTTTGGGAGAGGTTATTGTAAGGTTAGCTTCTAATGATAAAACTGTAATAGGAAGAGCGGTAAGTACAGATATTATTGAAGCTAGTTTGAGAGCTTATGTTAATGGATTAAATAAATTATAA
- the ilvC gene encoding ketol-acid reductoisomerase, with protein MIKKYYDADCNLGVLDGKTIAIMGYGSQGHAHAQNLKDSGMNVIVGLRKDSANCKKAEEAGFKVMEVEEAAKLADIVMMLVPDEVAADIYNSQVAPHMKEGNVLMFAHGFNIHFHFVMPADNIDVIMVAPKGPGHTVRSQYLEGRGVPSLIAVYQDKSGRAKDYALAYASGIGAGRAGILETTFREETETDLFGEQAVLCGGVTELMKAGFDTLVEAGYEPEMAYFECIHEMKLIVDLIYSGGFAMMRYSISNTAEYGDYRTGRRMITEETRKEMKKVLREIQDGTFASEFIQEFSAGRKAKFNATKRLEREHKLEKVGAELRKLMSWIKK; from the coding sequence ATGATAAAAAAATATTATGATGCTGATTGTAATCTAGGAGTACTAGACGGTAAAACTATAGCTATAATGGGATACGGCAGTCAGGGACATGCACATGCTCAGAACTTAAAAGACAGCGGTATGAATGTTATAGTAGGACTTAGAAAAGACAGTGCTAACTGCAAAAAAGCTGAAGAAGCAGGTTTCAAAGTAATGGAAGTAGAAGAAGCTGCTAAGCTTGCAGATATAGTTATGATGCTTGTACCAGATGAAGTAGCTGCTGATATATATAACAGTCAGGTAGCTCCTCATATGAAAGAAGGAAATGTATTAATGTTTGCACATGGATTTAATATTCATTTCCATTTTGTAATGCCTGCTGATAATATAGATGTTATTATGGTTGCACCAAAAGGACCGGGACATACTGTAAGAAGTCAGTATTTAGAAGGAAGAGGAGTTCCTAGCTTGATAGCGGTTTATCAGGATAAAAGCGGAAGAGCAAAAGATTATGCTTTAGCTTATGCTTCAGGAATAGGTGCGGGCCGTGCTGGTATATTAGAAACTACATTCAGAGAAGAAACAGAAACTGATTTATTCGGAGAACAAGCTGTATTATGCGGCGGTGTTACAGAATTAATGAAAGCTGGTTTTGACACTTTAGTAGAAGCAGGATATGAACCGGAAATGGCTTATTTTGAATGTATACATGAAATGAAATTAATTGTTGATTTAATATATTCAGGCGGTTTTGCTATGATGAGATATTCTATTTCAAATACTGCTGAATATGGTGATTACAGAACAGGCAGAAGAATGATAACTGAAGAAACTAGAAAAGAAATGAAAAAAGTATTAAGAGAAATACAAGACGGTACTTTTGCAAGCGAGTTTATTCAAGAGTTTAGTGCAGGACGCAAAGCTAAATTTAATGCTACTAAAAGATTAGAAAGAGAGCATAAATTAGAAAAAGTCGGTGCAGAATTAAGAAAGTTGATGAGTTGGATTAAAAAATAA
- the ilvN gene encoding acetolactate synthase small subunit produces MDKKERRVLVLFVDNITGVLNRITLLFSQKGFNIETITCSATCVPSISRMTIVTEGDDSHINQVIKQTSKLIEVHSVHLIDSSNNIIRDFLLVKIEINDSNRRKACDITNSYNGLILYIGNKSITVEITASASVIDAYLEALKDFNILELSRTGVTSIQLGDDVPDMNIINNFEF; encoded by the coding sequence ATGGATAAGAAAGAAAGAAGAGTTTTAGTTTTATTTGTAGATAATATTACTGGTGTATTAAATAGAATAACTTTATTATTCAGTCAAAAAGGGTTTAATATAGAAACTATTACATGTTCTGCAACTTGTGTTCCTAGTATTTCAAGAATGACTATAGTTACAGAGGGAGATGATTCTCATATAAATCAAGTTATAAAACAAACTTCAAAACTTATAGAAGTTCATTCTGTACATTTGATAGATAGTTCCAACAACATAATAAGAGATTTTCTTTTGGTAAAAATAGAAATTAATGATAGTAATAGACGCAAAGCCTGCGATATAACCAATTCTTATAACGGACTTATACTTTATATTGGAAATAAAAGCATTACAGTAGAAATAACAGCTTCAGCTTCAGTAATAGATGCATATTTAGAAGCATTAAAAGATTTTAATATATTAGAGCTTTCAAGAACAGGGGTAACATCTATACAGCTTGGCGATGATGTTCCAGATATGAATATAATCAATAATTTTGAATTTTAA